The bacterium sequence CTGAATTTTCGGCTGCCATTGGAAAAGAAGAAAAAATTGTTAGCAATAGTACGAGTATCAAAATAGCAGAGCTGTAAAAAAGCGATTTTTTAACGATTTTATTTTTCATTTGCGATTTTAACCTTTATTTATATTAGAATTTTTTCGTTCAATCCCTACTACCGGATCCTGGCGGGTAGAACTAACAGATTTAATATAGAACAACTTAAAAATTTTGAGCAATACCTGCTTTAAATTCTTTCTGTGAACCACCATGTCTACCATTCCGTGTTCCAGTAAAAACTCCGCTTTTTGAAACTTATCCGGTAATTTTTGTCTAACGGTTTGTTCAATTACTCTTGGGCCCGCAAAACCGATTAAAGCTCCCTGTTCGGCAATAATTATGTCCGCTAAAAAAGCAAAAGAAGCAGAAACACCTCCCGTAGTAGGGTCGGTTAAAACAGAGATATAGGGTAATGCCTTTTTACTATAAAAACTAAGCGCTGCGGACGTTTTTGCCATTTGCATAAGAGATAAAATTCCTTCCTGCATTCTTGCGCCTCCGGATGCAGAAACAATTACCAATGGGAGTTTCTTTTCTCCTGCCGCTTCTATTAAGCGACAGATTTTTTCGCCGACAACAGAAGCCATACTCCCACCCAAAAACGGGAAGTCGAAAAACCCGACAGCCACTTTATATGTCCCTATTACCCCCTCCCCCGTGATGACAGCTTCTTTTAGACCTGTCTTTTCTTGCGCTTCTTTAATTCTCTGTGGATATTTTTTGCTGTCTTCAAACTTTAGTGGGTCAACCGATTCAAGATTGGCATCCAATTCCTCAAAGGTGTCGTCTTCTAATAATTGAGATAATCTTTCTTTTGCAGATAATCGAAAATGGTAGCCACATTTTGGACAAACCTTAAAGTTTTTTATCAATTGCTCCGTATAAAGAATTCTTGAGCAAGCAAGACATTTTGACCAAAGCCCTTCAGGTATGCCTTTTCTCTTTTTAGGTTTTAATATATATTCTACGCTTCTCTTCCATGCCATATTATTCCCTCGCTTACGTCCGATAGCAACGAGTAGCAAGAGAGCAGAGAAAAGATTCCCCTATACTTGCCTGTCCCGTTGTGAACAAAATAACCTTATATGACCACTTTCCATTCTCTGCTTATTTGACAAAGCAGTTTACTAAAGGACGAAAGCTATTGTCAAATACCTTGAGCTAACATCCGCACACGACAACCATTTATTTTCTTTTTCAAAAATATTAAATACCGACGATTTTATTCTAAAATTTTAGCGTTAAAAGCCCACTGCTTCTTTTATTATCTTTTTTACCATATTTTTCGC is a genomic window containing:
- a CDS encoding acetyl-CoA carboxylase carboxyltransferase subunit beta — encoded protein: MAWKRSVEYILKPKKRKGIPEGLWSKCLACSRILYTEQLIKNFKVCPKCGYHFRLSAKERLSQLLEDDTFEELDANLESVDPLKFEDSKKYPQRIKEAQEKTGLKEAVITGEGVIGTYKVAVGFFDFPFLGGSMASVVGEKICRLIEAAGEKKLPLVIVSASGGARMQEGILSLMQMAKTSAALSFYSKKALPYISVLTDPTTGGVSASFAFLADIIIAEQGALIGFAGPRVIEQTVRQKLPDKFQKAEFLLEHGMVDMVVHRKNLKQVLLKIFKLFYIKSVSSTRQDPVVGIERKNSNINKG